In Papaver somniferum cultivar HN1 chromosome 1, ASM357369v1, whole genome shotgun sequence, a genomic segment contains:
- the LOC113327525 gene encoding small GTPase LIP1-like isoform X2, producing the protein MMFWGQNQRENIEPCTDDLHCGQIRVLVVGDSGVGKTSLVHLIVKGSRVRRTSPTVGCTVSVKHTSYGGSGSSSNNVRGDTERGFFVELWDVSGHERYKDCRSLFYSQINGVIFVHDLAQRSTKSNLQKWASDVAATGTFSAPLSSGGPLGLLVPYIVIGNKADITEKVGERRSNGNLVDAARQWVQKKGLIQPSEELPLVESFPGSGGLIALLLNTTGFQRSKI; encoded by the exons ATGATGTTTTGGGGTCAAAATCAAAGAGAGAATATTGAACCTTGTACTGATGATCTTCATTGTGGTCAGATTCGAGTCCTTGTTGTTGGAGATTCAG GTGTGGGGAAAACATCACTTGTGCACCTAATTGTTAAAGGCTCTCGTGTAAGACGCACTTCGCCAACTGTTGGTTGTACAGTTAGTGTAAAG CATACCTCGTATGGAGGTTCTGGTAGCTCTTCTAATAACGTCAGAGGTGATACGGAGAGAGGCTTCTTTGTTGAACTTTGGGATGTATCGGGGCATGAACGTTACAAGGATTGCCGCTCTCTTTTCTATTCACAAATCAACG GCGTAATCTTTGTGCATGATCTCGCTCAGAGAAGTACTAAGTCAAACTTACAAAAGTGGGCATCAGATGTTGCTGCAACAGGAACATTTTCAGCTCCTCTTAGCTCAGGTGGACCCTTGGGACTACTTGTTCCATACATTGTCATTGGTAACAAAGCAGACATTACAGAAAAGGTAGGTGAACGGCGTAGTAACGGAAATCTTGTTGATGCTGCTCGCCAGTGGGTTCAAAAGAAAGGTTTGATTCAACCTAGTGAGGAACTGCCATTAGTCGAGAGTTTTCCTGGTAGCGGAGGACTCATTGCT cttCTTTTGAACACTACAGGCTTCCAAAGAAGCAAGATATGA
- the LOC113327525 gene encoding small GTPase LIP1-like isoform X1 produces MMFWGQNQRENIEPCTDDLHCGQIRVLVVGDSGVGKTSLVHLIVKGSRVRRTSPTVGCTVSVKHTSYGGSGSSSNNVRGDTERGFFVELWDVSGHERYKDCRSLFYSQINGVIFVHDLAQRSTKSNLQKWASDVAATGTFSAPLSSGGPLGLLVPYIVIGNKADITEKVGERRSNGNLVDAARQWVQKKGLIQPSEELPLVESFPGSGGLIAASKEARYDKEAVLKFFNMLIKRRYFADELYSPSPWSSTPFQRPPQRLDEDISNSDQYNSTPSLYNDP; encoded by the exons ATGATGTTTTGGGGTCAAAATCAAAGAGAGAATATTGAACCTTGTACTGATGATCTTCATTGTGGTCAGATTCGAGTCCTTGTTGTTGGAGATTCAG GTGTGGGGAAAACATCACTTGTGCACCTAATTGTTAAAGGCTCTCGTGTAAGACGCACTTCGCCAACTGTTGGTTGTACAGTTAGTGTAAAG CATACCTCGTATGGAGGTTCTGGTAGCTCTTCTAATAACGTCAGAGGTGATACGGAGAGAGGCTTCTTTGTTGAACTTTGGGATGTATCGGGGCATGAACGTTACAAGGATTGCCGCTCTCTTTTCTATTCACAAATCAACG GCGTAATCTTTGTGCATGATCTCGCTCAGAGAAGTACTAAGTCAAACTTACAAAAGTGGGCATCAGATGTTGCTGCAACAGGAACATTTTCAGCTCCTCTTAGCTCAGGTGGACCCTTGGGACTACTTGTTCCATACATTGTCATTGGTAACAAAGCAGACATTACAGAAAAGGTAGGTGAACGGCGTAGTAACGGAAATCTTGTTGATGCTGCTCGCCAGTGGGTTCAAAAGAAAGGTTTGATTCAACCTAGTGAGGAACTGCCATTAGTCGAGAGTTTTCCTGGTAGCGGAGGACTCATTGCT GCTTCCAAAGAAGCAAGATATGACAAGGAAGCCGTGCTAAAGTTTTTCAACATG ttgatcaaaagaagatatttcgCGGATGAGTTATATTCACCAAGTCCCTGGTCTAGTACACCATTTCAGAGACCTCCCCAGCGTTTGGATGAAGATATAAGCAACAGTGATCAGTATAATAGCACTCCAAG TTTGTACAATGATCCGTAG